In Pirellula sp. SH-Sr6A, the DNA window AGCGCGGCATGCGATCCACGAGCTTGCGCAGGTCCCTGCGAGCCGCAAAGCGGTCTTCCGCGAGACCACCCGGAAGCTCGACATCTCGCACTCGGAAGTTCTTGCTGTTGGGATCGTTCCCTACGATGAACGGTGCGTATTTTGCTCCAAGAAAATTCGGTCCTCCCGATCGAGACATCGAGGGCATCGTGAAGTACGCGGGTAATCCGTGAGGGGCGCTTCGCTCGTATGCTGCCACCGAACCGAGACTGGGGTGAAAACTGACGAAAGCCCCGCAACCAACCGGAATGCGGGGGGGAGCACCTGTCATCATATAGTGATTGCCGGCGCCATGGTTTCCTTGGTTATGGCACACGGACCGAATGATCGCGTATTTGTCCGCCATCGAAGCGAGCTTGGGCATGTGCTCGCAGATTTGGATTCCAGGCACATTGGTTGAGATCGGTCGGAAATCCCCCCGGATCTCCGACGGAGCGTCGGGCTTTGGATCAAACGTTTCAAAGTGTGTGGGGCCGCCATCCATCCAAATCAAGATGCAATTGCATTGCTTGGTTGGAGCCCCAGCTTTGGACGTGTCGGATGCCGTCGCGTTACGCAGCGCGAGGAGATCCAAAAAGCTACCGCCCGCTAACCCCGCCAGCCCCAATTGCAAATAGGTTCGTCGCTTCATGGTCATCATCCTCTTAATCGATAAATAGAAATTCGGGCGAGTTGATCATCGACCAAACAACATCCTCTACCCAGCGTTTTGCGTCGGGTAGATCCTTCCGAATGCTGAGCAGCGTCTCCGTTTCCTGCGGATTCGGCAATCGTGCGTACAACTGCAAATAGATCTTTCGAAGGGCGATCTCGGGCGAAGACTCCTTAGCCCACGCGGCGCAGTTCCCGTCGGCCGAAGTCAATCTTTCCTGAATTTGACTCGAGTTCATCAGGTGAAGCGATTGGGACATCGTCGTGTCACCAATGCGTTCACAGGGAGGATCTTGGTTCGGGTCGGGACGGCTAAACGCATCCAGGAAATCCGAATTGATCCGGAATGTCCATAGCTGCACGGCCCGCGTTCCATGCGGCATTCCCGAAAAGGAAGTGGGCACCCCCGTGGCATCCGAAACGGCATCCGCTAACACTTCGGCTCGCATCCGCCTGCGAACGTGCTTCGAAAAATTGCGTTGATCGAACGCGTTGCTTTCATTAGGAATCGAGGAAAGTCCATAGATGTGGCTCGTGAAGATCGCCTTCAAAAGCTTTTTGGTATCGAATCCAACCGCTTTGTAGTGTTCCGCGAGCGCCTCCAAAAGGGGAGCATTGCTGGGAGGGTTCGTGGCCCGGAAATCATCGACCGGATCGACAATTCCCATCCCCATGACTTCCCCCCAAACTCGGTTCGCAGCCGCCTTCGCAAAGTAAGGATTGTCCGGTGAAACGAGCCAATCGGCCAAAGCAATACGAGGGTCATCGTCTTCGGACAGGGTGACGGGGTCTTTCAAAAGGGGCTTCGGTGCAAGGACTTGTTGGGTGAGCGGATGGCGAACCTCCCCCTTGGATTTCACAAAAAAGATTTCTTCCCCTCCCGATATGGGGGGCGAGAGCCCCACTCCCTTGTGCCCGATCTTGGAAAAGAACGAAGCAAGGCCGTAGAAGTCCGATTGACCGTAAACTTCAAACGGATGCTGGTGGCATTTCGCGCATTCCAACCGAACACCGATAAAGAGCTGACTGACCACGCTGGTGATCTCATCGGGCTCGCGCCGATCGCGGAAAAAGGTCGTGGCGCCGTTTTTCCAAGTGCTCCCTTGGGCTGTAAGCAATTCGCGTACAAACCGATCGTGGGACCAATTCTGCCGAAACGCTTCTCGCAACCACAAGTCCAGACTATAGGTGGCTTTGATACCCACTCGATAGGGATTCGGACGCAACAAGTCGGCCCATTTGTTAGCCCAAAAGTCGGCATACTCCGGCTGGTCTAGAACGCGATCGATCCAACGAAGCTTCTTGTCTGGACTCGCATCCGTAAGAAACTCTTCCACTTCTGCAGGTGTCGGGACCCGTCCAATGGCATCCAGATAGATACGGCGAAGCCAAGTCGTATCCGAGGCGGGCTCGCTAGGGAGCATGTCCAAGATTTGGAGCTTTTGATAGACGAGATCGTCGATGAAGTTTTGTCGTGGGAGATTGTCGAAGGCCGCGTCTGGGATCGACTTGGCCTTGAGCACCGCGGTGTTCCAAGTCGTGATCTGCCCCATGAAGCGAGCCATAATCGTGGCTTCTCCGACATGCTCACCAGCCTTCAATTTCCCTTCCTTGATTTGCATGATCCCGGAGTCGCTCGATTGAAAGGCGGCAACGTGGGTTACATCTTTGACCGTGCCATCCGAGTAAGTCGCCTCGACATGCAAATCGATTTCTTGTTTGGGAGACAAGGTTGTGGGATCAGGCTGGATTCTCAAGGACGCGAGGGTGGGATCCTCGGGAGTCGCACGCTGCATTCCGGTCTGAATCCAACTGACGATCGTTTGGAAATCGGCATCGTTTGGCTGGATCCGAATTCCGCCCCCGTGCGGTTCTTTCCCCGTCGCTTTGGTGAGCAGCAAACTCTCCGATGGGACCGCCGCGTGAATCCGACGACCGCGAGCGTTCTTGACTACGGAGTCGAAATCCATGTTGGAGTCGAAGCCGAACAGGGAGAGAGCAAACCCGTTTTGACCGCGCGATTTGCCATGGCACGGTCCGGAGTTGCAGCCCCGAGCGGTCAAGATGGGCTGGATATCCAGTTCGAATTTTGGAACGTAACCCGCATGAGGATCGGCTGCAATCGAAATAGAAATCGAGTAGGCCCATGCAATAACCAGGGCGAGCCAAGTCATCGCGAGGACAAGCATCTTTCGAGCGAAGAAGGGGACAGGCATAGGAGGGGTTGTCAGAAAGACAGGGGGGGTGGGTGGGGGGGAACCTGGAAGCGGTTCTCCCTCAGTATACACTGTTCCGCGTCTGGGTGCCCAGACTATTCCGATTGGCCAAAAACGGAGGGTCGTATGGCACGCTACGGCTTTTCGCCGTTGTAAACGCCTGTTTCCGCAGCGGGGGGTAGGTGGGCGGAGAGTTCGAAACGGGGTCGCTCGTGGCTGTTGACGAAGACCGCTATGTCGATCGCTTCCTTTTCCGTAAGTGTGGCATCGTCCAATGGCATGGCGACCTTCAGCCAAGCTCCTAAGTTTTCCACTTTTGCCAAGCCGGCTCCATCGTTGTAAGAGCGTTCACCCCAAACCGGTGGGTTGTCGGTATCCCCTTTTCCATCCGCCCCGTGGCAATCGGCGCAGCGTTGGGCGTAAAGGGCGCGTCCACGCTCCAGGCTCCCGCTGTCCGGCTTGGCGGCTAAAAGCGAGACGGCTCGGGGGCCAACCGGCCTTTGAGGATTCATCCGCATCGATTCCCCCTGGGACAACCAAGTGATGTAAGACTGGATGGCGATCGAGACTTTGCTGCCCAAAGGTGGGCGGACGCCATTGCAGCTCCGCATGAAACAATTGAGGACCCGATCTTCTAAAGTGACCACGGTCTGCTCGCGAGGGGCCCAAGCAGGATACGCTGTGGCAGTTCCTAAAAAACTGCCCGCAGAAGGATGCCTACCGTTTTGAAGATGGCAGCTCGTGCAGTTCAAGTCGTTGCCGAGAAACGGCTTCGAAAGCGGATGCTCGGTTGTCTTCTCGACAATCTCTTCGCCTAACCGAACCCATGCCCCCAATTCGCCAGGAGGGAGCAACGGTTTGTTCGGCAATTTCTCCTGCGCCAGGGACGGAACAGAAAGCATACTGATCGCGATCAGCGCCCCGCGTCCTGAATAACGACTGAGCAAAACTGCGATTCGCGTCATTCGACTTCCTTTCAAACCCCATTGGGAGCAATGGACACCTTTAGCTCTTTCCAAAGGTATCGAGCCATTTCGATCGCAAGGAGGACTGCAAACGATTTTGAAATTCGGCAGGCATTTCGTACGGCACCCCCGCCTTGTACAACGCAATGGTCTGACGAATGTTGTCGACGACAACTTGGCAAGGATTGCAACCCGCCAAATGCTCGCCGAATTCTTCGCAAATCTCGGTAAGCTCCGCACCGTCGACGTATTCGTTCAATGCTTTGAGTAGTTCTTCACACGTCATAGTTTTGTCCCCCCAGATTGCCAACCCTGTGTGTTGGATCTGCGAGAGGAGAAATAGTTACAGGAAATAAAAGATTAAACGTGTTTGTGATCGGGAATCATCACCTGGGTTTCATCCCCAAAGCGACGCGTCAAAATCTCTCGCAATGCAAGCCTCGCACGAAGCAGCCGGACCTTGACCGTCGATTCGGTCAGTCCCAACGCCTCTGCAGTATCCCGGACGGAGAAGCCTTCGATGTCGCGCATCACAAATACCGTTCGATACTTGTCGTCCAAATGACGCAAGGCTGCTTGGATTTCGCGTTGGACTTCTGCATCGGCCGCAATCACATCCGCGGGACGGCTCCATGGAGCGATGTACTCGGGGTGGGGCATGTCGGAGTATCCGTCCTCCCTTCCGTTGTCGAGCGACAACGCGGCGTGTCCCTTTCTTTTTCGAATCAATTTCAAGGCAAAGTTGCTTGCGATCTTCAACGCCCAAGTCGACAGAGATGATTCCTCGCGGAAGTCGCGAAGATGTTCAATCATCGCGACGAACGTTTGCTGCGTGACATCCTCCGCATCCTGCGACTGATGAAGCATTCTGTAAGCCAACCCGTAGACACGAGGTTGCAACTCATGAATCAGCGACTGAAACGCTTGAAAGTCACCTTGCTTCGCGAGTCGCAAAAGCTCTGTGGCTTCTGGTTTTTCGCTCAATTTGTGCTCCCGAGTAGATGGATTCGTAGCAGGACGGTCTGGTTGTTCAAGGAAGTCATTACGGTAGGAAACTTCTGTTTCACGGAAAAGATTGTAACCAATTCGGGCTTGCCTGCTCTACCCTCTTCGTGCCGGTTGAACTGGCACGTTCGGACGGTTCCGTTCGTTGTTGTTCGCAACTCACTTTATTCACAAGGTTTATCAAGACGATGAAAACGATTCAAGCTAACGAACTCCATCAATTGATCCAGTCGGGCGAGACGATCGATTTGGTCGATGTCCGAACGCCTGTTGAGTTTCGCGAAGTCCACGTGTCCGTCGCCAAGAACATGCCGCTCGATCAGCTGCGAGCCCAAGAAGTGACAGCGGGGCGCAAGTCCTCCAGCGACAAACCCATCTATGTCATATGCCGCTCAGGGTCACGGGGTCAGCAGGCGTGCGCGAAGCTGGAGCAAGCGGGATTGAATGTGGTGAATGTTGAAGGGGGAACTAATGCGTGCGTGGCAGCCGGGTTGCCTGTGGTCCGCGGTAAGAAAGCAATGTCTCTCGAACGACAAGTTCGCATCGCCGCAGGATCGCTCGTCCTGACCGGGATACTGCTCAGCCGATTTGTTCATCCCTATTGGATCGGACTTTCCGGGTTTGTCGGTGCAGGCTTGATCTTCGCCGGTATCACCGATAGCTGCGCCATGGGCATGTTGATCGCCAAGATGCCCTGGAACCGCGTCGGGGCTAGCAACTCCAACTCGCCGACTAGCTGTTCAGTCAAAGCACCCGCCTCCCGATAACGATGATCCACAAACACGAACTGCGTTGCCTTCGTCCCGCTGCGAATGCGGAAACGATTTACACATCAATAGACAGAATGATCCGAGGTTCTAAATGTTGCTGAAGTATTTCTACGACAAGTCGCTTGCTCATGCCTCGTACATGATCGGATGCCAGCGATCCGGGGAAGCGATCGTGATCGATCCCGGTCGCAACATCGATCCTTACTTAGATGCCGCTGAGGCGGAAGGCCTGAAGATTACTGGAGCCGCAGAGACTCACATCCATGCTGACTTTGTTTCCGGTTCACGAGAACTTGCGGACCGCGTCGGTGCAACGCTCTTTTTATCCGATGAGGGGCCGGCCGATTGGAAGTACTTGTTTGCAGACAAGCATTCGACGAGGCTTCTCCAAGACGGCGACACGTTCTTTGTGGGGAAGGTCAAACTCGAAGTATTGCATACCCCGGGACATACTCCGGAGAGCATCTCTTTTGTTTTGACCGACGAGGGTGGTGGTGCAAATGTCCCGATGGGGATCTTTACGGGTGATTTCGTGTTCGTAGGTTCGATCGGTCGCCCAGACCTTCTCGAATCCGCAGCGGGCGTGGTGGGAAGCGCGGATGTCGGGGCGAGACAACTCTATCGTTCGATTGGAAAGTTTCGTTCACTTCCCGATCACTTGCAGGTCTGGCCCGCTCACGGAGCGGGAAGCGCCTGCGGCAAAGGACTTGGTGCGATCCCTTCTTCGACCGTCGGTTACGAAAGGCTGTTCAATCCTGCCTTGCAGTTCCACGATGAGGAATCGTTTATCGACTACATCCTAAAAGATCAACCCGAGACACCCTTCTATTTTGCCAATATGAAGCATGTGAATAAGGTGGGCCCCGAATTGATCAAGAATCTTCCGGAGTTGAAGAAACTCTCACCTCAAGAAGCCGCTGAGCTTGCTCCGGTGCATATCGTGTTCGATGTGAGACCGTCGAAGGAGTTCGCGGCTGGGCATTTGCCCGGCACGATCAATTTGCCCGAGGGAAGCTTGGTGCAGTGGGCTGGCTTTCTAGCAGACCATAGAAGCCCAGCCTACCTCATCGCGTCACCCGATCGATTGCAGTCGCTTTTGGTCGGGTTGCGGTCGATTGGAATCGATTCGGTGCGAGGATTTGCAGACGTTAACGACGTGTCGAAGTCGAATCAGATGACCGAGAAATACCTATCCGCGTCCCCGCAGGAGCTCTCGGATCGAATTCGATCCGAGGAGGTCCGAGTGCTGGATGTCCGCGCAGAAACGGAGTTCCGGGAGGGGCACATCCCCGGCGCGGAACACCGGTTCCTGGGGCGACTTCTCAAAGAGATCAAAACCATCGACCGATCGAAACCCGTGGTCGCGCAGTGCTTGGGAGGCGGACGATCTGCCATCGCTACCAGCATCCTGCAGAGAGAAGGATTTCAGGTAACCAATATGGAAGGTGGTTACCGAGCGTGGGTCGCATCGGGGTTACCCACAGCCACCGCATAGTTGCGTGCGATTGTGCCCCTTCGATCTAGGAAGAAAACGAAATGATGATTGTCATCACGCTTTTAGCTGGATCCTTGGTCGGCTTCTCCTTGGGCCTGACCGGTGGCGGAGGGGCGATTTTCGCGGTCCCGCTCTTGGTGTATCTGATCGGTCTACCCACGAGAGAAGCCGTTGGCGTCTCGCTTCTTACCGTTGGCTCTACCTCGCTCGTCGGCTTTCTCTACCGAGCGAGAAAAGGGCAAGTCGAAATACTAACTGGTGTCGTATTCGCGCTGGCCGGCATGATCGGTGCACCGATTGGTTCAAAGATCGCAGATGCCGTTCCCGAGAACATTCTGATCGTTCTCTTTTCGATTTTGATGATCGCCATCGCTGGCCGAATGGCATGGAAGGCAAAGACACCGTCTTCTCAACTCCCCATTTTACCGCATCGCGATGACGATCCTGGACCGACCTGCAAACGAGATCCGGAGGGGAAGCTGCGAATGACCTCCCCGTGCGCCATTCTCTTAGCGGTAGTGGGTTTGGGTGCAGGAGTTCTAACCGGAATGTTTGGAGTCGGAGGCGGTTTCATCATCGTTCCGGCGTTGGTTACCTTTGCGGGTATGGGAATGCAAAGGGCGATCGGAACATCGCTGCTCGTGATCACCCTGGTCAGTCTTTCAGGAGTGGTTTCGCAAATCGCAGGAGGTCGGAATCTCTCCGTCGAAATCGCATCGCTCTTTACCTTGGGGAGCGTCTTGGGTCTGTTTGCAGGAACGGCTCTAGCGACGCGATTGGCTGGTCCCGTTTTGCAACGTCTCTTTGCAGCAGCAATCCTCGCCGTGGCCTGCCTGGTGCTTTACCAAGCTCTGAGCTGATGCGCTTACTCCATTCGTAGAAATTGAAACCATGAATCGTTTAGATCGCACCAATCACTTCCAAGTACTCATCTTGGGTGGCGGGACAGCCGGGATTACAGTAGCCGCCCAATTGCAGCGAAAGCGCCCCAAGGTGCAGATCGGAATTGTTGAGCCATCGACAAAGCATTATTACCAACCTCTATGGACCCTCTCCGGGGCCGGAGTCTTTCCTAAGGAGCAGAGCGAACGCGACGAATCAGCCTTTATCCCTCGGGACGCGACCTGGGTCCGCGAATCGGTCCAAGATATCCTGCCGGGTGAAAATGCCATCTTCACTCGTGAGGGGACACGTATCACCTACGATTTTCTCATCGTTGCCCTGGGGATCCAAATCGACTGGGACTTGATCCCTGGCCTGCGTCAAGGTCTCGGGAGTCAGCAGATTTGTAGCAATTACTCGTATCAACACGTCGATTACACTTGGGAGTGCATCAGGGGCTTTAGCGGTGGAAACGCACTTTTCACCATGCCAAACACCGCTGTGAAATGCGGAGGTGCTCCCCAAAAAATCATGTATCTCGCAGACGATGCCATGAGAAAACGCGGAGTAAGGGCCAAAGCCAATATCATCTACGCAACGGCCCAGCCATTTCTGTTCGCGATCGAAAAATACCGCACGACCCTTGAACAAGTCGTTGCACGCAAGAAGATCGACGTTCGATTGCGACACAATCTTCGCGCCATCGATCCAGAGAAAAAGACCGTGGAACTCGATCGAATCGATATCGGGGACACCGTTACTCTCCCCTTCGACCTGCTTCACGTTACCCCGCCGATGAGCTCACCCGACGTCATCAAAGCGAGCCCCTTAGCCAATGCGAGCGGTTGGGTGGAAGTCGATCCGTTTACGCTTCAGTCGCCGAAATTTCCGAATGTGTTCGGAGTAGGAGACTGCAGCGGACTCCCAACTTCTAAAACCGGGGCCGCCATTCGCAAGCAAGCCCCCGTGGTGGTCGCGAATTTGATCTCAGCCCTCGAGTCCAAGCCTCTGGAAGCAAAGTACGATGGATACACTTCATGCCCCATCGTTACAGGATACGGAAGACTCGTCTTGGCGGAATTCGACTATGAAGGAACACCGCGAGAGACCTTCCCCATTGACCAATCCAAAGAGCGACTATCGATGTATTTGTTAAAGGCTTATGCGCTTCCCAAACTTTTTTGGCATGGGATGCTTCGCGGATTGGCGTAGTCCGACCGGTCCGCCAACTATTTCGAGACGCTCACGAGAACTCCGGCACACCGTCCCGCTGGAGTATGGGATAGCTTCACAAAGGAATTGACCGTGCGCGATTTGGGCTTTCCGCGAATGACATCGATGGGGCAATTCGAATCGGTGCTGGTGTGATTGGTTGTCGGAGGAATGACTCCCTCTCCCATCCCTTTTAACGAAGAGATGCACTCAAGCAGCCCGGAGGCACTGATCGAGTCACCAAACGCTCCCTTGTAGGAAACAGCCGGCACACCCGGCAGGTGCGCTGCGATCCCCCGAGCCTCCGCTGCGTCGCCGATTTGGGTTCCGTTTGCCGATGCATTGATGTGGTCGATGTGCTCGGGACGCGCCCCAGAACTTTGAAGCAAAGCATGGAGGACAGCCATGGTAGCCCGCTCGACTCCCCCCCAACGGCCCGTCGGGGAGGGGCTAAACCTGCTTACCCCGGCTCGGATCGTTGCGAGGATGGGTGCATTGCGGGCGAGCGCGTGTCGACGTCGTTCAAGGACCATGCACGAGCTGGCTTCACCCGGGACCGTTCCGTCGCGAAGAGAATCAAAGGGTTTGCAAGCGGCTGCACCGTCAAGGTGCCTGCGTGAAAAGTCTTCTTCGTGGCGTTGAAGGAGACGAGAGGGATTGACGCGTGAAGCCGTCGAACCGACGAGCATCACATCCGCTTTATCTCGGCGAATCACGTTGATGGCTTCCAACATTGCCCCCAAACTGCTGGTCCCCTCGGTGGTCACGGTGTTGTTCGGACCGCGAGCGTCGAGCGCAATGCCGACATGGCAAGCCGCCATATTGGGCAAAGACTTCAGCATCCAAAGGGGATACATGTTTTCCATCGCTTCGACGGACCATCGTTCGTGAGGCATGACTCCCTCAATGGCACAGCGCCGAACGATCTCTTCGACGTCTTGAAGATCGCTCAAGATAATCTCGCCGGAGAACACGGTTCCGATGCGATCGGGTTCGACCGTACCAGACGAGATTCCCGCAGCATGGCAGGCTTGCATGGCAGAACCAAATGCAAGCTGGATCTCGCGACACATCACTTTGATCGCCTTGCGCGGTTGCACATGCTGCTTAGGATCGAACCCTTCGATGGTGGCCCCTAACCAAAACGATCCATCGACCCCCTGAATGGGCTCGACCACCCGAACGGCCGAGAGGCCTTGAGCAAGCTTCTCAAAGTGCTCAGTTATGTCATGCCCCAGCGGGGAAAAGACTCCCATTCCGGTGATAACAACATCATCGCCCGACTCGGCATCTTCTTGATAAACCAGACTCGACACAATAACTCCTAGATCTGGTAATTGAGCTCGGGCAAAACGTCCTCCGTGGTGCTGCGAATCCGAAGCTTAGGTTTTTCCAAAACCACTGTGGAATGGGGAGCGACACTGCTCGTGACCCAGACGCTCGATCCAATAACGCTATCATGGCCAACGGTTGTCCGACCTCCGAGGATCGTTGCATTGGCGTAAATGACGACACGATCTTCAATGGTGGGGTGCCGTTTCGCACCTCGGACGAGCTGGCCATCTGCATCGGTGACAAAACTCAACGCCCCTAGCGTCACGCCTTGATAGATCTTAACTCGATCTCCGATTTCACATGTTTCCCCGATGACCACGCCTGTTCCGTGATCGATGAAGAAATATTCGCCGATCTTCGCACCTGGATGGATGTCGATACCCGTTTGCTTGTGCGCCCATTCGGTCATCATTCTCGGGATGAACGGGACACCGAAGTGAACGAGTTCGTGCGCGATTCGGTAGATGGTGACTGCCTCCAAACCGGGGAAGCAGAAGATGATCTCGTCGCGATTGGTAACGCTCGGGTCCCCGTCGTACGCAGCTTCCACATCCTTGGCCAACATAGCTCGAAGAGCGGGAATGCGTTCCAGGAGTGCGATAGCAATGAGTTGTCCGCGAGCTTCG includes these proteins:
- a CDS encoding DUF1501 domain-containing protein; its protein translation is MKRRTYLQLGLAGLAGGSFLDLLALRNATASDTSKAGAPTKQCNCILIWMDGGPTHFETFDPKPDAPSEIRGDFRPISTNVPGIQICEHMPKLASMADKYAIIRSVCHNQGNHGAGNHYMMTGAPPRIPVGCGAFVSFHPSLGSVAAYERSAPHGLPAYFTMPSMSRSGGPNFLGAKYAPFIVGNDPNSKNFRVRDVELPGGLAEDRFAARRDLRKLVDRMPRFEVGAAIDPVSSYDDNYEQGYELVQTPEAQKAFDVDSEPDVLREAYGRNAFGQRALLARRLVEAGVPFVTIYDGGWDHHSDLFGALEKRLPSWDQTVATLINDLDQRGLLENTMVIALGEFGRTPKISTLAGQTKPGRDHWANAMSILFAGGGARGGQVIGATDRQGYAPIERVLSPENYVSTVYHKLGIDPNKIYYTPAGRPTHLVSDSTPIAELM
- a CDS encoding DUF1549 and DUF1553 domain-containing protein — its product is MPVPFFARKMLVLAMTWLALVIAWAYSISISIAADPHAGYVPKFELDIQPILTARGCNSGPCHGKSRGQNGFALSLFGFDSNMDFDSVVKNARGRRIHAAVPSESLLLTKATGKEPHGGGIRIQPNDADFQTIVSWIQTGMQRATPEDPTLASLRIQPDPTTLSPKQEIDLHVEATYSDGTVKDVTHVAAFQSSDSGIMQIKEGKLKAGEHVGEATIMARFMGQITTWNTAVLKAKSIPDAAFDNLPRQNFIDDLVYQKLQILDMLPSEPASDTTWLRRIYLDAIGRVPTPAEVEEFLTDASPDKKLRWIDRVLDQPEYADFWANKWADLLRPNPYRVGIKATYSLDLWLREAFRQNWSHDRFVRELLTAQGSTWKNGATTFFRDRREPDEITSVVSQLFIGVRLECAKCHQHPFEVYGQSDFYGLASFFSKIGHKGVGLSPPISGGEEIFFVKSKGEVRHPLTQQVLAPKPLLKDPVTLSEDDDPRIALADWLVSPDNPYFAKAAANRVWGEVMGMGIVDPVDDFRATNPPSNAPLLEALAEHYKAVGFDTKKLLKAIFTSHIYGLSSIPNESNAFDQRNFSKHVRRRMRAEVLADAVSDATGVPTSFSGMPHGTRAVQLWTFRINSDFLDAFSRPDPNQDPPCERIGDTTMSQSLHLMNSSQIQERLTSADGNCAAWAKESSPEIALRKIYLQLYARLPNPQETETLLSIRKDLPDAKRWVEDVVWSMINSPEFLFID
- a CDS encoding c-type cytochrome, which encodes MTRIAVLLSRYSGRGALIAISMLSVPSLAQEKLPNKPLLPPGELGAWVRLGEEIVEKTTEHPLSKPFLGNDLNCTSCHLQNGRHPSAGSFLGTATAYPAWAPREQTVVTLEDRVLNCFMRSCNGVRPPLGSKVSIAIQSYITWLSQGESMRMNPQRPVGPRAVSLLAAKPDSGSLERGRALYAQRCADCHGADGKGDTDNPPVWGERSYNDGAGLAKVENLGAWLKVAMPLDDATLTEKEAIDIAVFVNSHERPRFELSAHLPPAAETGVYNGEKP
- a CDS encoding anti-sigma factor family protein — its product is MTCEELLKALNEYVDGAELTEICEEFGEHLAGCNPCQVVVDNIRQTIALYKAGVPYEMPAEFQNRLQSSLRSKWLDTFGKS
- a CDS encoding RNA polymerase sigma factor, whose protein sequence is MSEKPEATELLRLAKQGDFQAFQSLIHELQPRVYGLAYRMLHQSQDAEDVTQQTFVAMIEHLRDFREESSLSTWALKIASNFALKLIRKRKGHAALSLDNGREDGYSDMPHPEYIAPWSRPADVIAADAEVQREIQAALRHLDDKYRTVFVMRDIEGFSVRDTAEALGLTESTVKVRLLRARLALREILTRRFGDETQVMIPDHKHV
- a CDS encoding rhodanese-like domain-containing protein — encoded protein: MKTIQANELHQLIQSGETIDLVDVRTPVEFREVHVSVAKNMPLDQLRAQEVTAGRKSSSDKPIYVICRSGSRGQQACAKLEQAGLNVVNVEGGTNACVAAGLPVVRGKKAMSLERQVRIAAGSLVLTGILLSRFVHPYWIGLSGFVGAGLIFAGITDSCAMGMLIAKMPWNRVGASNSNSPTSCSVKAPASR
- a CDS encoding MBL fold metallo-hydrolase, which produces MLLKYFYDKSLAHASYMIGCQRSGEAIVIDPGRNIDPYLDAAEAEGLKITGAAETHIHADFVSGSRELADRVGATLFLSDEGPADWKYLFADKHSTRLLQDGDTFFVGKVKLEVLHTPGHTPESISFVLTDEGGGANVPMGIFTGDFVFVGSIGRPDLLESAAGVVGSADVGARQLYRSIGKFRSLPDHLQVWPAHGAGSACGKGLGAIPSSTVGYERLFNPALQFHDEESFIDYILKDQPETPFYFANMKHVNKVGPELIKNLPELKKLSPQEAAELAPVHIVFDVRPSKEFAAGHLPGTINLPEGSLVQWAGFLADHRSPAYLIASPDRLQSLLVGLRSIGIDSVRGFADVNDVSKSNQMTEKYLSASPQELSDRIRSEEVRVLDVRAETEFREGHIPGAEHRFLGRLLKEIKTIDRSKPVVAQCLGGGRSAIATSILQREGFQVTNMEGGYRAWVASGLPTATA
- a CDS encoding sulfite exporter TauE/SafE family protein, translated to MMIVITLLAGSLVGFSLGLTGGGGAIFAVPLLVYLIGLPTREAVGVSLLTVGSTSLVGFLYRARKGQVEILTGVVFALAGMIGAPIGSKIADAVPENILIVLFSILMIAIAGRMAWKAKTPSSQLPILPHRDDDPGPTCKRDPEGKLRMTSPCAILLAVVGLGAGVLTGMFGVGGGFIIVPALVTFAGMGMQRAIGTSLLVITLVSLSGVVSQIAGGRNLSVEIASLFTLGSVLGLFAGTALATRLAGPVLQRLFAAAILAVACLVLYQALS
- a CDS encoding FAD/NAD(P)-binding oxidoreductase encodes the protein MNRLDRTNHFQVLILGGGTAGITVAAQLQRKRPKVQIGIVEPSTKHYYQPLWTLSGAGVFPKEQSERDESAFIPRDATWVRESVQDILPGENAIFTREGTRITYDFLIVALGIQIDWDLIPGLRQGLGSQQICSNYSYQHVDYTWECIRGFSGGNALFTMPNTAVKCGGAPQKIMYLADDAMRKRGVRAKANIIYATAQPFLFAIEKYRTTLEQVVARKKIDVRLRHNLRAIDPEKKTVELDRIDIGDTVTLPFDLLHVTPPMSSPDVIKASPLANASGWVEVDPFTLQSPKFPNVFGVGDCSGLPTSKTGAAIRKQAPVVVANLISALESKPLEAKYDGYTSCPIVTGYGRLVLAEFDYEGTPRETFPIDQSKERLSMYLLKAYALPKLFWHGMLRGLA
- a CDS encoding beta-ketoacyl-[acyl-carrier-protein] synthase family protein, whose protein sequence is MSSLVYQEDAESGDDVVITGMGVFSPLGHDITEHFEKLAQGLSAVRVVEPIQGVDGSFWLGATIEGFDPKQHVQPRKAIKVMCREIQLAFGSAMQACHAAGISSGTVEPDRIGTVFSGEIILSDLQDVEEIVRRCAIEGVMPHERWSVEAMENMYPLWMLKSLPNMAACHVGIALDARGPNNTVTTEGTSSLGAMLEAINVIRRDKADVMLVGSTASRVNPSRLLQRHEEDFSRRHLDGAAACKPFDSLRDGTVPGEASSCMVLERRRHALARNAPILATIRAGVSRFSPSPTGRWGGVERATMAVLHALLQSSGARPEHIDHINASANGTQIGDAAEARGIAAHLPGVPAVSYKGAFGDSISASGLLECISSLKGMGEGVIPPTTNHTSTDSNCPIDVIRGKPKSRTVNSFVKLSHTPAGRCAGVLVSVSK
- a CDS encoding serine O-acetyltransferase, with amino-acid sequence MASDFRLKEQLPRLTDAIVRTYTPHDRINHLGHCPLPKYEVILEILEDLKDILYPGFRRREGLHAGNVSYHVGDLIDKLHDRLTTQIARALLHADRVESKSKLANPCDSKEDYEARGQLIAIALLERIPALRAMLAKDVEAAYDGDPSVTNRDEIIFCFPGLEAVTIYRIAHELVHFGVPFIPRMMTEWAHKQTGIDIHPGAKIGEYFFIDHGTGVVIGETCEIGDRVKIYQGVTLGALSFVTDADGQLVRGAKRHPTIEDRVVIYANATILGGRTTVGHDSVIGSSVWVTSSVAPHSTVVLEKPKLRIRSTTEDVLPELNYQI